The following is a genomic window from Coregonus clupeaformis isolate EN_2021a unplaced genomic scaffold, ASM2061545v1 scaf5195, whole genome shotgun sequence.
CAAGGACTGATATTGCATGAAGAAGATTTAAAAAATTGTTACAGTGCAGTCTGGGGAATTCTATTATCCGATAAATGattttgataatacctcaatatGATGTAACTTCTGTAGGACAAACTGTATTCACTGTTTGTTTATTTGTCTCTTTCATGACAGGAAAAAGACGTGGCTAttgtggatcctctggggagcctcaacaacatcattaTGATGCTGATGACCCAGACTGGAGTCTCCCCACATCAAAACACCTCAACAAACAACCGCAGAGACGTacagggaagaaatctcaccACTGGTGcactcagtgtgggaagagtttcgcTGGTCCAGCAAAACTTAAAATGCACcagagaatccatacaggagagaaaccttacagctgCTCACAGTGTGGGAAAAGTTTCAGTCTAAAAGGTAATCTTAAAATGCACCAGAAAACGCATACGGGGAAAAAAAttcaccactgctctgactgcgggAAAAGTTTTGCACAAAACTCCACTCTAAAAGCACACGCGCAAACACACAAGCCTGCCGCAGAAAGGCCTTACCAATGCTCCTTCTGCAAGAAGAGATTTTGTGTTTTGTCAGCCTTTAATTTCCATATGAAAATGCACACAGAAGAGAAACCATTCCAATGTTCTGACTGCGGGATGCGGTTCATTCATGCCAGTTTACTGAAAGCACACGAACATAAACACACGCCCTCAGGCGAAAGGCCCTTCCGCTGCTCTGAATGCGGGGCATGTTTTACTGCAAAAGGTAATCTTACATTTCACCAGGCGACGCACAACCGCGGAGAGAGACCTTACCGCTGCTCTGAGTGTGGGAACAGTTTCTCTCATCCAGTGTATCTGAAGAATCACCAGAAAAGGCAGAGTAAAGAGAAGTCCATTGTCTGCGACCTGTGCGGAAAGACCTTCAACCATCCAGACGACTTCAGAATTCATATGAAGATACACCGAGGAGTGAAACCATACCACTGCTCCGACTGCGGCAGCAGCTTCATATTCCGCCGACGTTTAATAACACACCAGCGTGTACATACTGGAGAGATGCCTTATGTCTGCAATCACTGTGGGAGGAGGTTTTCGCTGTCCCGTACTCTGGTGAATCACCACCGAACGCACACTGGggagaaaccttaccactgctctgtctgtgggaagagcttcagtcgGTCACAAATCCTAGCTGCACACAAGAGAACTCAtactggagagaagcctcacgcctgtgatcagtgtgggaagaggttTTCCCGAACCGACGCATTGGCTGTACACAAACGCACCCAcaccggagagaagccttacagctGTGATATATGCAGGGAGAGGTTCACGTACTTAGTAGCCATGTTGAAACATAAGAAAGTACATGGACATCCTGCAGGTGACGTACTGTGTGCTGAACAGCCTTAGAACGATTCTAGCTCTATGAATAAACGTAATTATGTTTAACATTTAGACAAAAGAGATTTGTAGTTTTGCTTACAATCTAATCCCCAGAaagagagacacaaacacacagggcggcaggtagcctagcagttagagcgtATGGCCAGTAACAGAAAAGTTGCTTGTTCGAATTTGTACAAAAAAGGACAATATAAGCACCAAATCATGAGTTTTATTACatgcacacacgcagacacacacagatggtTTGGGAGCACAGGGTCAGCAGCTTTGTATTTGAGAGTGGTCACTAAAGGTTACGTTTCCTCAGCCCCGTCCCTCAGCTGCCATTGGACTGAAACACAAAGCCAGGATTGTGGCTTTAAACTGGCCTGTAATTACAGTGTTGTGTGCATACATATAGTATCTGACAGGGAGACCTAACCTCTGCTCTCCTAGTCCTGGATGAAGTTTCCCATAGCTCCAGATCTATATAGGATCAGCTTCATCGCCACAAATCCTGAAGTTTCCCATAGCTACAGATCTATATAGGATCAGCTTCTTCTCCACAAATCCTAGCCTTAAAGCCCCTGTCAGTCTTTGTAATTTAACACTGAAGTCAAAATAACActatgaaattgtgaaaattatgataatgcccattttgtgtaagtgctgttttGAAAACAGTGCcttggaatttcagcctgttcaggtgggatggaacTTTTGGCCCACATCATGAGGTCACAATTGTGATCtgattataatagaccaatgactgTTTATCTGGGTAAGGGAGTGGGCTCTAGATCATCCGATCAGacaatcagggctgtgtatgtaaatatcttcAAATTTGTTTCCTAATGCCCACACGATCAGACTGCGCATTTCAAGTGCCCAAagaggctcagggaaataaatgatacaaaatatatttaggagttattttcattaaataaacacacacagtgatttattagacattcagtgatgataaaaatattttttacaaagaCCACATGGGGGCTTTAAATGAGTAAATAAGGTTAAATGAAGTCAAATTATTTATGTTATAGGCTACATATGTAGCCGAGGGCATGTTGAAGCCCTAGGCTACAGTCCTCTaattatacagtcgtggtcaaaacttttgagaattacacaaggattggtcttcacaaagttcgctgcttcagtgttatgagatatttttgtcagatgttactatgttatactgaagtataattacaagaattcattaagtgtcaaaggcttttattgacaattacattaagtttatgcaaagagtcaatatttgcagtgttgacccttcctttttcaagacctctgcaatccgccatggcatgctgtcaattaacttctgggccacatcctgactgatggcagcccattcttgcataaacaaggtttggagtttgtcagaatttatgggtttttgtttgtccacccgcctcttgaggatcgaccacaagttctcaatgggattaaggtctggggagtttcctggccatggacccaaaatgtcgatgttttattccccgagccacttagttatcacttttaccttatggcaaggtgctccatcatgctggaaaaggcattggtcgtcaccaaactgttcttggatggttgggagaagttgcatatcgttggtaccattctttattcatggctgtgttcttaggctaAATTGTGagtggctgagaagcaaccccacacatgaatggtctcaggatgctttactgttggcatgacacaggactgatggtagcgctcaccttgtcttctccggacaaggtgttttccggatgccccaaacaatcggaaaggggattcatcagagaaaatgactttaccccagtcctcagcagtccaatccctgtaccttttgcagaatatcagtctgtccctgatgtttttcctggagagaagtggcttctttgctgcccttcttgacacaaggccagatgcactcacacctgcctgctgccattcctgagcaagctctgcactggtggtgccccgatcccacagctgaatcaactttaggagacggtcctggcacttgctggactttcttgggcgccctgaagccttcttcacagcaattgaacctctctccttgaagttcttgatgatccgataaatggttgatttaggtgcaatcatacaagcagcaatatccttgcctgtgaagccctttttgtgcaaagcaatgatggcgGCATGTGTtttcttgcaggtaaccatggttaacagaggaagaacaatgatttcaagcaccaccctccttttaaagcttccagtctattATTCTaattcaatcagcatgacagagtgatctccagccttgtcctcgtcaacactctcacctgtgttaacgagataatcactgacataatggcagctgttttttttgtgttgtgttaccatacaggtatcttagtgtctatgttgtgttaccatacaggtatcttattgtctatgttgtgttaccatacaggtatcttagtgtctatgttgtgttaccatacaggtatcttagtgtctatgttgtgttaccatacaggtatcttagtgtctatgttgtgttaccatacaggtatcttagtgtctatgttgtgttaccatacaggtatctttttgtctatgttgtgttaccatacaggtatcttagtgtctatttcagtttgtaaacaattataaatttgctaaaatgtcttaaaacctgtttttgctttgtcattatggggtattgatgaggaaaatgttgttttaaacaattttagaataaggctgtaacgtaacaaaatgtggtcaaggggtctgaatacttttcgaatgcactgtatgtgtgtctctggGAGGGTTGGGATAAAGCAGAAATCACATTTCAGTTGGACCTTATGTATGTACAATTTAcaaataaagttatctttatcTTAAATCTTAATGCTTTGGAGAGTTGTGTTTGAGTATTATATTTTGAAATAAAGCTGGCATGATGATAATTGTATATTGTGAACATGTTGCCACTTCATGATTCAAGAAAAAGGCCAGCTTCTGATGTTAGCAGCACTGAAGCAATCAAAACAGCCACACACCACTGCTAACGAGTCTAGCTAGCACTGTTAGCTTGTATATCAGTGACTGGCCTGGCCTTTTCATAGTGTTTAGCTATTTCATTCTCTATTGTTCGGGTAATGGCAGTAGTCCTTAGGGATGCAATGTATCAAGAATATCATTCGCAGAtgctttatatatttttatttactgGAAAAACGTTCAGTTGCTAACTACATACAGTAGTAGCTAGCTCACTGATGGCAGCATAAATATAAAGTCACTTCCGATTTTAGAACACTGCGGAAGTTTACAATCCTGCTGGCTTTCCTCGCATGTCCTTACTCAGCTAAGTCATTACTCAGCCAATCAACTGACGACAAGGACTATTTTAAAGGTGAGTTTATGATCTGTTGAACTATTTATGAGTGTGAATAAAGCCAGGCTTCCATTTTCAATCGTCAGTGAAAGCCAAATTGGTGGAATAAGGTGTACTGATGGCCAATAACTGATCTAGTGttagcgttagctagctagctttttttGTTACTTGCAGAGACGAAGTCGGCAAAGCATTTACCACCACCTTTGTTAGTAGCTAGCGAGCTTACTTGGGGGCTATTGTTGGCAGAAGATACCGACCCTACCATTACATTTGTTTACACTGAACTGCACTGTGGTCAGAATGCAATCATGATTATATTAAGACAGATGGgtcggaaaacgtacctcaatgcagggatgggatatgCCACTGTACTCCAGATTTTACCTTTGTCCACACTGCTCTATAGAGAAGAttgacatatggaatcatgtagtaacccaaaaattgttaaacaaatcaaatgtattttatatttgagattcttcaaagtagccaccctttaccttgatgacagctctgcacactcttggcagtctctcaaccaacttcatgaggtagtcacctggaatgcatttcaattaacaggtgtgccttgttaaaagttaatttgtggaatttatttccttcttaatgcgtttgagccaatcagttgtgttgtgacaaggtaggggtggtatacagaagatagccctatttggtaaaagaccaagtccatattatggcaagaacagctcaaataagcgaagagaaatgacagtccatcattactttaagtcatgaaggtcagtcaatccggaacatttcaagaactttgaaaatgtcttcaagtgcagttacaaaaaccatcaagagctatgatgaaactggctctcatgaggaccgccacaggaaaggaagacccagagttacctctactgcagaggagaagttcattagagttaccagcctcagaaattgcagcccaaataaatgcttcacagagttcaagtaacagatacatcCCAACATCTACTGTTCAGAGGAGtctacgtgaatcaggccttcatggttgaattgttgcaaagaaaccactactaaagtggtttcctatttcgcaacaaagcctccttcactcatgctgccaaacatgccctcgtaaaactgactatcctaccgatccttgacttcggcgacgtcatttacaaaatagcctccaacactctactcagcaaattggatgttgtctatcacagtgccatccgttttgtctccaaagccccatataatacccaccactgtgacctgtacgctcttgttggctggtcctcactacatattcgtcgccaaacccactggctccaggccatctataaatcactgctaggcaaatccccgccttatcttagctcattggtcaccatagcaacacccacccgtagtctgcgctccagcgggtatatctcactggtcatccccaaagccaacacctcctttggccgcaattccttccagttctctgctgccaatgactggaacaaattgcaaaatctctgaagctggagacacttatctccctcactaactttaagcatcagttgtcagagcaccttaccgatcactgcacctgtacacagcccatctgaaattagcccgcccaactacctcatccctatattgttatttattttgctcatttgtaccccagtatctctatttgcacatcatctcttgcacatcattccagtgttaatactaaattgtaattattttgcactatagcctattttattgccttacctccataacttgctaaatttgcacactgtatattatatgtatttctgttgtatttttgactttgttttgttttaccccatatgtaactctgtgttgttgtttttatcgcactgctttgctttatcttggccaggtcgcagttgtaaatgagaacttgttctcaactggtttacctggttaaataaaggtgaaataaaaaaataaaataaaaaaaaggacaccaataataagaagagacttgcttgggccaagaaacacgaataatggacattagaccggtggaaatctgtcctttggtctgatgagtccaaatgtgagatttttggttccaaccgccgtgtctttgtgagacgcaaagtaggtgtacggatgatctccgcatgtgtggttcccactgtgaagcatggaggaggaggtgtgatggtgtgggcgtgctttgctggtgacactgtctgtgatttatttagaattctagcatggctaccacagcattctgaagcgatacgccatcccatctggtttgcgcttagtgggactgtcatttgtttttcaacaggacaatgacccaacacacctccaggctgtgtaagggctatttgaccaagaaggagagtgaaggagtgttgcatcagatgacctggcctccacaatcacccgacctcaacccaaatgagatggtttgggatgagttggacagcagagtgaaggaaaagcagccaacaagtgctcagcatatgttgggcctcccgagtggcgcagtggtctaaggcactgcatcgcagtgctagctgtgccactagagatcctggttcgaatccacgaccgggagacccatggtgcggcgcacaattggcccagtgtcgtccagggtaggggagggatgtagctcagttggtagatgagttggacagcagagtgaaggaaaagcagccaacaagtgctcagcatatgtagggcctcgattcccacgggggccagtataaaaaatgtatgcactcactaactgtaagtcactctggataagactaaaatgtaaaaaaatggttactccttcaagactgttggaaaagcattccaggtgaagctggttgagagaatgccaagagtgtgcaaagctgtcattaaggcaaagggtggctactttgaagaatctaaaatatatttcgatttgtttaacacttttttggttactacatgattccatatgtgttatttcattgttttgatgtcttcactattattctacaatgtagaaaatagtaaaaataaagaaaaacccctgtgtccaaacttgactggtactgtatatagaagAACATCAAGACGAAGACTAATCTGAACTTATTTGGTTCCATTTTAGTGGCATTAATCCTCATCAACAACTTTGTATATATGTCCACCTATTATTTCTATAATTTAGCTTGTAAACacatctgaactgtctcctcacCTCATGCTTGTGACGGAGTTGGCCTTTACCTCGTGCTTTGCTTAGTTTGATTTATCACCCTGGTGGAACCGTATTAAATTCATATTTAAAAGCTAGAACATTAAATATTCAGGCTTTCAATAACAGCTTATAAAACTGTTAAATCTAATGTGTTATTATATCTACAGTACGATCTATTAAAGATTCTGAAGGAGCTTTTATTTGTCTCACATTTCAGTTGGCTAAAACGGTCCAGTAGGATTCTTATGACTTACATAACACCATGCCAGTATTTCAACCATCTTATCCACTCATATTGCTGACAGCGATATAACTGCCTCAAACTTTTATTACACTCTGAAGTAAACCGCTTAGCAGCTGAGCTGGCTTGAATAAAACTGATATAAAATGAATAGGGAACAGTTACAATAAAGTAACAGATTCCTTTACATTTAAATTGCATTTCAATGAATCCTTTACATGACAGTTTTTATATATTTCTAAAAGAAAAATCTAGCATCTTGCAGTAACATTGGTTGAAAAAAATTTTTATGCATGTGATTGAACAAGTTTCGCATTCTTCATTGTCGATCACATCTCTTCTGCTTTCAAACCTTTGCATTCAAATCGTTGTTTAAATGCTCTTTTTGTCTAATATGATGCAGCCAAATTAATCTTTAATAGTGTAAAACCTTACAGAatattcagatagaaatgtattgtgaaGAACAGATATGACTGTCTGTCAGGTAGAATAGGGAATCGTGTCATCTCTATTCAATACCTTTCTATCAGCAATGTTCAGAACATTTCACCTCCCTAAATACACCCAGTTTGTTCGGGTGCAGAGTCCACCCAGCACATCAGTACAAGGGGGGGGAGCTGACGGATGCAGTAGTTGAGCAGGGGGCTGACCATCTGGAAGGACCCCATCAAGGCCTTTTCATTTCTTGGACTGTGCTCTCGTCTTCACTGCAGCCAAGGTTTATTGTTTGGTATATCTGCCAACACAGCCTAATACTGGCACCGATACCACTGTTATTAGACCAGATATTTACTTGCTGTGTTTGTGGGTGGAGAGAACATTAGCACCATGCAGAGGTTCAAGTTATTTTAATGTGCAAAGATCTTGCATGATATATGacctgtgtttttgtatttgagGGACAtgtagtcccatgtagctcagttggtagagcatggcgtttgcaacgccatggttgtcggttcgattcccacggggggccagtatgaaatatgttttacgcactcactaactgtaagtcgctctggataagagcgtctgctaaatgactaaaatttaaatgtttAGCTCCAAACTTGCTCTGGGCGGAACTTACCCTCCGGGataaaactgaccttagatcagagTCAGAAGAATATGTACAGCTGTCATACCCAACTAGACAACTGTGCATTTTGCCACAAAGACCTTAACTGACTTTACAGCCTTGGTCTCCTCACAATGCAGTGAGCTCTGCAATGAGATCAGGGCTGGGGTCATTCCAGGTCAATTCAGGAAGCGAACTGAAATTATTTCTCATTTAAAAGCCTTGTGAACattttttatttcagtttacttcctgattGAACTGAATTGTATTTATTTCACTCCAACACTAACATACTGGGTCTGATTTCAAGTAATTACGGGCTAAATGGAAGATTATGGTTAGTTGTAAAACGAAGGAAGGGCTGCGTTTAAGATGTTTTCTATAGAACTTACAGGTTTAGGATTTCTGCTGCCACCATGGCACATTGGTCAGAATGCAATGAGGAGACGGAGATTAGGAATCCAGGTTATTTATTACACAGTTGAACAGGAACACAGAGCACACGGGGGGAGGGTTTAGAATGGAGGTTGATTAGGGTTTAAGAGTTGGGGCTTGTAAAGCTGGTAGGAAGGTTAGGTTGTGGAAGGATGTGGTGGTCTGGTAGGGAAACAAGAGGGAAACATATAGGTTTAGGAGTTGGAGTTGAGGCTTGCAAGGGAAACATATTAGGAACACATCAACATAAAGGTGAATGAATTACCAGGTAGAGCCAGGTGACCAGGTAAAGGGAAtggacatacagtggcttgcgaaagtattcaccccccttggcatttttcctattttgttgccttacaacctggaattcaaatggattttgggggggattgtatcatttgatttacacaaca
Proteins encoded in this region:
- the LOC123490869 gene encoding gastrula zinc finger protein XlCGF49.1-like, whose amino-acid sequence is MRFIHASLLKAHEHKHTPSGERPFRCSECGACFTAKGNLTFHQATHNRGERPYRCSECGNSFSHPVYLKNHQKRQSKEKSIVCDLCGKTFNHPDDFRIHMKIHRGVKPYHCSDCGSSFIFRRRLITHQRVHTGEMPYVCNHCGRRFSLSRTLVNHHRTHTGEKPYHCSVCGKSFSRSQILAAHKRTHTGEKPHACDQCGKRFSRTDALAVHKRTHTGEKPYSCDICRERFTYLVAMLKHKKVHGHPAGDVLCAEQP